The nucleotide window ATCGACAGCCATATCAAAAGCCTGCGCGCCAAGCTGCGCCAGGTCGCGGGTGATGCCGAGCCGATCCAGACCCACCGCGGCCTCGGCTACAGCTACAGCCCGGACCATGCCTGATGCGCCTGGGCATCCGGATCTTCCTGGTGTACTTCCTGTTCGTCGGCCTGGCGGGCTACTTTCTGCTCAACACGGTGCGTGAACAGATTCGCCCGGTGGTACGCCAGTCTTCCGAAGAAACACTGGTCGACACCGCCAACCTGCTGGCCGAGATCCTGCGCGATGACGTCAAGGCCGGCACCTTGAGCCAGAGCCGCCTGCCGCAAGTACTCAAGGCCTACGGCTCGCGCAGCCCGGGCGCGCAGATCTGGGGGCTGGCCAAGAACCAGGTCAGCCACCGCATCTATGTCACTGACGCCAAGGGTATCGTGCTGCTGGACTCCAGCGGTGAGGCGCTGGGCAAGGATTACTCGCAGTGGAATGACGTACTGCTGACCCTGCGTGGCCAGTACGGCGCCCGCTCCACCCGCAGCGACCCCAATGATGAAAGCACCTCGGTGATGCACGTTGGCGCACCGATCATCGACGACGGCAAGGTCATCGGCGTGGTCACCGTGGCCAAACCCAACAGCTCGCTGCAGCCGTACATCGACCGTTCCGAGCGGCGCCTGCTCACGCTGGGCCTGGGGCTGATCGGCCTGGGCTTGCTGATTGGCGCGGCGCTGTCGTGGTGGCTGGCACGCTCGCTCCGCCGGCTGGCCCGTTATGCCCAGGCGGTCAGCGAGGGTGAGCGGGCTGCGTTGCCGCACTACAAGGGCGGCGAGCTGGCGCACCTGGCCCAGGCGGTGGAACGCATGCGCACCCAGCTGGAGGGCAAGGCCTATGTCGAGCGCTATGTGCATACCCTGACGCACGAACTGAAAAGCCCGCTGGCGGCCATTCGTGGGGCTTGCGAGCTGCTGCAGGACGAGGGCATGCCCGCCGACCAGCGCGCGCGCTTTGCCGGCAATATCGAGCGCGAGAGCGAGCGCTTGCAGCAGATGGTCGAGCGCCTGCTCAACCTGGCCAGGGTCGAGCAGA belongs to Pseudomonas putida NBRC 14164 and includes:
- the creC gene encoding two-component system sensor histidine kinase CreC, which translates into the protein MRLGIRIFLVYFLFVGLAGYFLLNTVREQIRPVVRQSSEETLVDTANLLAEILRDDVKAGTLSQSRLPQVLKAYGSRSPGAQIWGLAKNQVSHRIYVTDAKGIVLLDSSGEALGKDYSQWNDVLLTLRGQYGARSTRSDPNDESTSVMHVGAPIIDDGKVIGVVTVAKPNSSLQPYIDRSERRLLTLGLGLIGLGLLIGAALSWWLARSLRRLARYAQAVSEGERAALPHYKGGELAHLAQAVERMRTQLEGKAYVERYVHTLTHELKSPLAAIRGACELLQDEGMPADQRARFAGNIERESERLQQMVERLLNLARVEQMQALEDEQQVALAALVDELLLAHGARIEGAGLHVRQRVPAGLRLLCDPFLMRQALANLLDNALDFTPAGGALLFDLERDGERVALSLFNQGQAIPAYAIGRVSERFYSLPRPGSGRKSTGLGLNFVAEVMQLHGGALAVDNVDGGVRVRLWLPVRRIS